From Pseudomonas fluorescens, one genomic window encodes:
- a CDS encoding PqiC family protein, with translation MSFPLKVSLVGALLLLAACRSDPIHYHTLIPAQPAADAQGGANIQFELVSVPPQVDRPQMVIREGSSGLAILETEWWGASLSEELQSALVDQLSSAGNGHKWLLRVEVQRFDTVPGQYALVDAQWRLRSAGSAGSEASVLTCRTTVQTSAGPTIDDLVVAHQNNVKRLASAIRQAASSARCP, from the coding sequence ATGTCTTTCCCGTTGAAAGTGTCATTAGTCGGTGCCCTGTTGTTGCTCGCAGCCTGTCGCAGCGATCCGATCCACTATCACACCCTGATCCCCGCCCAACCGGCGGCCGATGCCCAGGGTGGGGCGAACATACAGTTCGAGTTGGTCAGCGTGCCGCCCCAGGTGGACCGGCCGCAGATGGTGATACGCGAAGGCAGCAGTGGCCTGGCGATCCTGGAAACCGAATGGTGGGGGGCAAGTCTGTCGGAAGAACTGCAAAGTGCGCTGGTTGATCAATTGTCGAGCGCGGGCAACGGGCACAAGTGGTTGCTACGGGTCGAGGTGCAGCGCTTTGATACGGTCCCCGGACAGTACGCACTGGTGGATGCGCAATGGCGTTTGCGCAGCGCAGGCAGCGCAGGCAGCGAGGCCAGCGTGCTGACGTGCCGAACGACGGTGCAGACCTCGGCAGGCCCCACCATCGATGATCTGGTGGTGGCACATCAGAACAACGTCAAACGCCTGGCCTCCGCCATACGACAGGCGGCGAGTAGTGCGCGCTGCCCTTGA
- a CDS encoding paraquat-inducible protein A, with the protein MNDLPEARDLNLCLCHSCGLACDMTGEPHECERCGAPLHRRKSNSLTRTWAYLLAALVFYIPANLLPVMNTSMLGSGSDSTIIGGVLEFWEHGAWDIALIIFIASIAVPGVKFVALSLLLITAQRGSLWARKERSKLYRFVELIGYWSMLDVIVVALVAALVKFQALGDIEPRAGILFFGMVVVFTMLSAMSFDPRLIWDTRQSEEIMDGIASH; encoded by the coding sequence ATGAACGATCTTCCCGAGGCACGCGACCTAAACCTGTGCCTGTGCCACAGCTGCGGCCTGGCCTGCGACATGACAGGCGAACCACATGAGTGCGAACGCTGTGGCGCCCCCCTTCACCGGCGCAAGAGCAATTCGCTGACCCGGACATGGGCCTACCTGTTGGCGGCGTTGGTGTTCTACATTCCGGCCAACCTGTTGCCCGTGATGAATACCAGCATGCTCGGCAGTGGTTCCGACAGCACCATCATTGGCGGTGTGCTGGAATTCTGGGAGCACGGCGCCTGGGACATTGCGCTGATAATTTTCATCGCCAGTATCGCCGTACCCGGCGTCAAATTCGTCGCCCTCAGTTTGCTGCTGATCACCGCGCAACGGGGCAGTTTGTGGGCGCGCAAGGAGCGCTCCAAGCTGTACCGTTTTGTCGAACTGATCGGCTACTGGTCGATGCTCGACGTGATTGTCGTGGCACTGGTGGCTGCACTCGTTAAATTTCAGGCGCTCGGTGATATCGAGCCGCGAGCCGGCATTCTTTTCTTCGGCATGGTGGTGGTGTTCACCATGCTTTCGGCCATGAGCTTCGACCCACGGCTGATTTGGGATACCCGTCAATCAGAGGAGATCATGGATGGAATCGCGAGTCACTGA
- a CDS encoding PqiB family protein — MESRVTEGQPQPGSAKIKTRRWSVSLVWIVPIVAVLVGISLVIHNVMQQGPVIVLNFKTGQGLTANKTEVKYRNVVIGHVSDVELSEDQKSVNATVKLAKTAESFTRKDSQFWVVRPRIGAGGVSGIDTLLSGDFIGADAGQSNDRAKHFVGLEAPPPITYGEPGKRFMLHAEDLGSLDIGSPVYYRKIPVGQVVAYALDADGKGVNIEVFVTSPNDAYVTENTRFWNASGLDIDVDANGFAVKTESLSALLLGGITFRAPDYSPGDKPAAEDRNFELFEDQVTALAPPNGKPQYLALRFDQALRGLKVDAPVEFQGLEIGKVVAINLDFDEKTRSFPINVGIVIYPQRLGQAHLKMLAALNHNPEDEQAGIRLIGTFIENGLRAQARSGNLLTGQLYIALEFVPKAPKVVFDVNARPVMIPTIPASLELLQAQFQAMIEKINKLPIERIANNLDSNLTEMRKGIKQFSGQTLPGVQSTLEDVSKTLQSANSTLAEGSPQREQLTETLDELGRMSRSLRELSDYLSRNPESLLRGRPDDASPKNLQPSSRR; from the coding sequence ATGGAATCGCGAGTCACTGAGGGGCAGCCGCAGCCGGGGTCAGCCAAAATCAAGACCCGTCGCTGGAGTGTGTCGCTGGTCTGGATCGTGCCTATCGTGGCCGTGCTGGTGGGCATTTCCCTGGTGATCCACAACGTGATGCAGCAGGGGCCGGTGATTGTCCTCAACTTCAAGACCGGCCAGGGGCTGACGGCCAACAAGACCGAGGTCAAGTACCGTAACGTGGTCATCGGCCATGTGTCTGACGTCGAACTGAGCGAGGACCAAAAGAGTGTCAATGCCACGGTGAAACTGGCCAAGACTGCCGAGTCGTTCACTCGCAAGGACTCGCAGTTCTGGGTGGTGCGCCCGCGGATTGGCGCCGGTGGCGTCTCGGGGATTGATACCCTACTGTCGGGTGACTTTATTGGCGCCGATGCTGGCCAGTCGAATGACCGCGCGAAACACTTTGTCGGCCTGGAGGCCCCCCCACCGATCACCTATGGCGAACCCGGCAAGCGCTTCATGCTGCACGCCGAAGACCTCGGCTCGCTGGATATCGGCTCGCCGGTGTACTACCGCAAAATTCCAGTCGGCCAGGTGGTCGCCTATGCCCTGGACGCCGATGGCAAAGGGGTGAACATCGAGGTATTCGTCACCTCACCGAACGATGCCTACGTCACCGAAAATACCCGTTTCTGGAACGCCAGTGGCCTGGACATCGACGTCGACGCCAATGGTTTTGCAGTCAAGACCGAATCCCTTTCCGCCCTACTGCTCGGCGGCATCACGTTCCGCGCGCCCGACTATAGCCCCGGAGACAAACCCGCCGCCGAAGACCGGAACTTCGAACTGTTCGAGGATCAGGTGACCGCCCTCGCCCCACCGAATGGCAAGCCACAGTATCTGGCGCTGCGCTTCGACCAGGCCTTGCGCGGTCTCAAGGTGGATGCGCCGGTTGAATTCCAGGGGCTGGAAATCGGTAAAGTGGTGGCGATCAACCTGGACTTCGACGAAAAAACCCGCTCCTTTCCGATCAACGTCGGCATCGTGATTTACCCACAACGCCTCGGCCAGGCCCATCTGAAAATGCTCGCGGCACTCAATCACAACCCCGAGGACGAGCAGGCCGGCATCCGCCTGATCGGCACGTTTATCGAGAACGGTCTGCGTGCCCAGGCACGCAGTGGCAACCTGCTGACCGGCCAGCTGTATATCGCCCTGGAATTCGTGCCCAAAGCGCCGAAAGTGGTGTTCGACGTCAATGCGCGCCCTGTGATGATTCCAACCATACCAGCCAGCCTCGAGCTGTTGCAGGCGCAATTCCAGGCGATGATCGAGAAGATCAACAAGCTGCCGATCGAACGAATTGCCAACAACCTCGACAGCAACCTGACAGAAATGCGCAAGGGCATCAAACAGTTCAGCGGCCAGACCCTGCCAGGTGTACAGAGCACCCTGGAAGATGTCAGCAAAACCCTGCAGTCGGCTAACTCGACGCTCGCCGAAGGTTCGCCACAACGCGAGCAATTGACGGAAACCCTCGACGAATTGGGACGTATGTCGCGTTCTCTGCGTGAGTTGTCGGATTACCTGAGCCGGAATCCGGAATCCTTGTTGCGTGGCCGTCCGGACGACGCCTCGCCAAAAAATCTGCAACCGTCTTCGCGTCGCTGA